In the Alkalibacter saccharofermentans DSM 14828 genome, one interval contains:
- a CDS encoding OadG family transporter subunit, with translation MDIQNFELLDGVQLSIFAMLVVFLILVLLQFIIYAFKYLPKEQAAKSSGTVKKAVSEASSAPDEEEMVAMLVASIMAKDEYKGDVVIKSVKRIS, from the coding sequence ATGGATATCCAAAATTTCGAACTGTTGGATGGAGTGCAGCTGTCTATATTTGCAATGCTTGTTGTATTTCTGATACTAGTGTTGTTGCAGTTTATAATCTATGCATTTAAATACCTTCCAAAAGAACAAGCTGCTAAAAGCAGTGGAACAGTGAAGAAAGCTGTTTCAGAAGCTTCATCAGCACCGGATGAAGAAGAAATGGTGGCAATGCTCGTGGCTTCGATAATGGCAAAAGACGAGTACAAAGGTGACGTTGTAATTAAATCCGTGAAACGCATAAGTTAA
- a CDS encoding 5'-methylthioadenosine/adenosylhomocysteine nucleosidase, with protein sequence MKIGIIGAMESEIVMLKGKMKIATKKTVASLEFYEGTLNERSIVLVKSGIGKVNAAMCAQILIDVFNVEAIINSGVAGALHPDLDVGDIVIGTEVMQHDIDASIFGDPRGVIPGMDVSIFKTDRRFLDACDTIKGSSRLYKGRILTGDQAIGDSATKEYLQSAFNGWCVEMEGGAIAHVCHLNKIPFMVIRAISDKANEDVELDYSSFMAESAKKSCVILEKMLLAM encoded by the coding sequence ATGAAGATAGGAATAATAGGAGCTATGGAATCAGAAATTGTAATGCTCAAGGGGAAAATGAAAATCGCAACAAAAAAGACGGTGGCTAGCTTGGAGTTTTACGAAGGAACTCTCAACGAGAGATCTATCGTGCTTGTTAAATCGGGCATTGGAAAAGTGAATGCAGCAATGTGCGCACAAATACTTATAGATGTATTTAATGTTGAGGCGATAATAAATAGCGGAGTAGCAGGTGCATTGCATCCGGATCTAGATGTGGGAGATATAGTCATTGGGACAGAGGTGATGCAGCACGATATAGATGCATCCATTTTTGGAGATCCAAGAGGGGTCATTCCTGGAATGGATGTGAGCATATTTAAAACGGATAGAAGGTTTCTGGATGCATGTGACACTATAAAGGGGAGCTCTCGCCTTTACAAAGGGAGGATCCTTACAGGAGACCAGGCCATAGGAGACAGCGCTACAAAAGAATATTTGCAATCTGCATTTAATGGTTGGTGCGTCGAAATGGAGGGAGGAGCCATAGCCCATGTCTGTCATTTGAATAAGATCCCTTTTATGGTGATAAGGGCAATATCAGACAAGGCTAATGAAGATGTGGAGCTTGATTATAGTTCCTTCATGGCAGAATCTGCAAAAAAATCCTGTGTCATTTTGGAAAAAATGCTTTTAGCAATGTAA
- a CDS encoding biotin/lipoyl-containing protein, translating to MKEYKIKVNGKEYLVEVEEVKEGTIAREEKTSEENKTQASSGSVKVEAPMQGNVFSIETSIGDKVQKGQILLILEAMKLENEIVSPVDGTITSVNVREGQVIDSGTLLFEIAGK from the coding sequence ATGAAAGAATACAAGATAAAAGTAAATGGAAAAGAATATTTGGTAGAAGTGGAAGAGGTAAAGGAGGGGACGATTGCCAGGGAGGAAAAGACTTCTGAAGAAAATAAGACACAAGCTTCATCAGGGAGTGTTAAGGTAGAGGCACCTATGCAGGGCAACGTTTTTTCCATAGAGACATCAATTGGCGATAAAGTGCAAAAAGGGCAGATATTATTGATACTGGAAGCCATGAAACTTGAAAATGAAATCGTATCACCGGTGGACGGAACGATTACATCGGTTAATGTCAGAGAAGGACAAGTCATAGACAGTGGTACGCTCCTCTTTGAGATTGCCGGAAAGTAG
- a CDS encoding AEC family transporter, with the protein MKLDFYNVFVSITTLFAIGAIGYHIRKKGLLSEGAAGNFPKFITDITLPCLIISSMQLTYTRDRIQEMGALMVIAVVAFLVQLVFSLFIPFILGLGEDGDKGVYQFMIMFQNAGFIGYPVLVTIFGLEAVFYGAIYNIPFRILIMTLGVSMMENEKRVFSIKDMFTPGIIATLVGLALFFTQYKLPVIIDDPINMIGSLTTPLAMIYIGASMTEVKFGRMVANKRIYMISFIRLLAIPMVILLAISGFVENEMIRGVPVVIHAMPVATLCTIFAKEYNNNVDLASSGVFMTTLLSMVTIPLIVTALLMV; encoded by the coding sequence TTGAAACTGGATTTTTACAATGTTTTTGTATCCATCACAACTTTATTTGCTATAGGAGCTATTGGTTATCATATAAGGAAAAAAGGTTTGCTCAGCGAAGGGGCGGCGGGGAACTTCCCCAAGTTCATTACTGATATCACTTTGCCCTGCCTTATCATATCCTCTATGCAGCTTACATATACTCGGGACCGGATACAGGAGATGGGTGCGCTGATGGTTATAGCTGTAGTGGCTTTTTTGGTGCAGCTTGTATTTTCACTTTTTATTCCCTTTATTCTTGGTTTGGGAGAGGACGGAGATAAAGGTGTCTATCAGTTCATGATCATGTTTCAAAATGCAGGTTTCATAGGATATCCTGTATTGGTCACAATATTTGGTCTTGAGGCTGTTTTTTATGGAGCAATCTACAACATTCCATTTCGCATATTAATCATGACCCTGGGCGTGAGCATGATGGAAAATGAGAAAAGGGTGTTTAGCATCAAAGACATGTTTACTCCCGGGATAATTGCAACACTAGTGGGACTTGCACTTTTTTTCACACAATACAAGCTGCCGGTGATTATAGACGATCCCATAAATATGATTGGAAGCCTGACTACGCCTCTTGCGATGATATATATCGGGGCATCCATGACCGAGGTGAAGTTCGGTCGAATGGTCGCCAACAAGCGGATTTATATGATTTCGTTTATAAGGCTGCTGGCGATACCGATGGTCATACTTTTGGCCATAAGCGGATTTGTGGAAAATGAAATGATAAGGGGAGTGCCTGTGGTCATACACGCCATGCCCGTGGCCACTCTTTGCACGATATTTGCCAAAGAATACAACAATAACGTAGACCTTGCTTCGTCCGGGGTCTTTATGACGACCTTGCTATCGATGGTTACGATACCTTTGATTGTAACCGCATTACTGATGGTATGA
- a CDS encoding cobalamin B12-binding domain-containing protein yields the protein MEALYEKFKSLLETENKREAVRFSISLIENKDIGIVEYYEQILAKAMKDIKCHNDEKNLCIWREHVRSGIARTIIESLYSYVLEERRANYTEEPQKKVAVLCPDGEYHDMGARIAADYFTLLNWDAVFVGNSTPDYEFIKIADHLSLDAVAISVTNPYNLFSARKTVDLIRKELSGKIKIFAGGNAFAKDIKNERQMDVDGYVFNFEDLKKLLNGGEAK from the coding sequence ATGGAGGCGTTATATGAAAAGTTCAAATCGCTTTTGGAAACAGAGAACAAGAGAGAAGCGGTGAGATTCTCAATTTCACTGATAGAAAACAAGGACATAGGAATTGTGGAGTATTATGAACAAATACTAGCCAAGGCAATGAAGGATATAAAGTGTCACAACGACGAAAAGAACCTTTGCATTTGGAGAGAACATGTAAGAAGCGGTATTGCAAGAACTATAATAGAGAGTCTTTACTCATATGTATTGGAGGAGAGGCGTGCAAATTACACAGAAGAACCCCAAAAAAAGGTTGCAGTCCTGTGTCCCGACGGAGAATATCATGACATGGGAGCAAGGATAGCTGCAGATTACTTCACCCTTCTTAACTGGGACGCAGTTTTTGTGGGCAACAGCACACCGGACTATGAATTTATAAAAATTGCAGATCACTTGAGTCTCGATGCAGTTGCTATTAGCGTGACAAACCCTTACAACCTATTTTCTGCAAGAAAGACCGTGGATCTGATACGAAAAGAGTTGAGCGGAAAGATTAAGATTTTTGCTGGAGGGAATGCTTTTGCCAAGGACATAAAAAATGAGCGACAGATGGATGTTGATGGATATGTTTTCAACTTTGAAGACTTGAAAAAACTTTTAAACGGAGGTGAAGCCAAGTGA
- a CDS encoding ABC transporter ATP-binding protein, which yields MADIIKLEKVSKIYGDKIKTQVLFDLDLAFERGSFNSIIGASGSGKSTLLNIIGTLDKPTTGNVLIGDKDVSILAKKQLADLRNSTLGFIFQFHYLLPEFTALENVLMPHRIKGGGVDKSTLKKAEELMEMVGLSKVKNNPANNMSGGQQQRTAIARALMNSPEIILADEPTGNLDSDSTENIYKILRDINENSGTTFVVITHDRRIAEKADRIVEIKDGRIEMDVKR from the coding sequence ATGGCTGATATTATAAAACTTGAAAAAGTGAGCAAAATTTACGGAGATAAAATAAAGACTCAAGTGCTATTTGATTTAGACTTGGCATTTGAGAGAGGGAGTTTCAACAGCATAATTGGAGCTTCAGGAAGCGGGAAGAGCACGCTTTTAAACATAATAGGAACTCTCGATAAACCTACTACCGGGAATGTATTAATAGGTGATAAGGACGTTAGCATCCTTGCCAAGAAACAATTGGCAGATCTAAGAAATTCGACGTTGGGGTTTATCTTTCAGTTTCATTATCTACTACCTGAATTTACGGCGCTTGAAAATGTTTTGATGCCACACAGGATCAAGGGTGGAGGTGTTGATAAGAGTACTTTAAAAAAAGCAGAGGAACTTATGGAAATGGTAGGCTTGTCAAAGGTTAAGAACAATCCTGCGAACAACATGTCAGGGGGGCAGCAACAAAGAACTGCCATCGCCAGGGCACTCATGAACAGTCCTGAAATAATTCTGGCAGATGAGCCTACAGGCAATCTGGATTCAGATTCTACAGAAAATATTTATAAAATTTTGAGAGATATCAATGAAAATTCAGGGACTACTTTTGTAGTAATAACTCATGACAGGCGGATAGCTGAAAAGGCGGACAGAATCGTAGAGATAAAAGATGGTAGAATAGAAATGGATGTTAAAAGATAA
- a CDS encoding sodium ion-translocating decarboxylase subunit beta, protein MVEILKEFIDTSGIAAIKGQDLIMIGIALIFIYLAIYKKYEPYLLIPIAFGMLLVNLPLNGLMEESGLLKILYKGIEYGIYPPLIFLGVGASTDFGPLIANPKSMLLGAAAQLGIFSAFLGALFLGYASTESASIGIIGGADGPTAIYLTSQLADHLLGPIALAAYSYMALVPVIQPPIIRLFTTKEERLIKMKQLRHVTKLEKVLFPIVVTIVVILLVPTASPLVGMLMFGNLAKESGVVPNLVEVAKNALMYGITIVLGLTVGAKADAQTLLDPRTLGIIALGLVAFAIGTAGGTLFGKLMCKVTKGEINPMIGAAGVSAVPMAARVVQKVGQEEDPSNFLLMHAMGPNVAGVIGSAVAAGVLLNFFG, encoded by the coding sequence ATGGTTGAAATCTTAAAGGAATTCATAGATACCAGCGGAATTGCAGCAATTAAAGGTCAAGATCTGATCATGATCGGCATAGCATTGATATTCATATACTTGGCCATTTATAAAAAATACGAGCCATATCTTCTTATACCAATAGCTTTTGGGATGCTATTGGTCAATCTTCCTCTGAATGGATTGATGGAAGAAAGTGGTCTTTTGAAGATTTTATACAAGGGAATAGAATACGGGATATATCCCCCGCTTATTTTTCTTGGAGTGGGCGCATCTACGGACTTTGGTCCCCTTATAGCAAATCCAAAGAGCATGCTTCTTGGAGCAGCGGCACAGCTTGGTATATTCAGCGCCTTTCTTGGAGCCTTGTTTCTAGGGTATGCTTCTACTGAATCTGCATCAATTGGAATCATAGGGGGAGCTGACGGTCCTACTGCAATATATCTGACCAGCCAGCTTGCTGACCATCTGCTCGGTCCAATTGCACTAGCTGCATATTCCTATATGGCCTTGGTACCGGTTATACAGCCGCCGATTATCAGGCTGTTTACTACAAAGGAAGAAAGATTAATAAAGATGAAACAGCTAAGGCATGTGACAAAACTGGAAAAGGTACTATTTCCCATAGTCGTCACAATCGTAGTCATACTGTTGGTACCCACAGCTTCGCCATTGGTGGGAATGCTTATGTTCGGCAACCTGGCCAAGGAATCAGGTGTTGTTCCCAACTTGGTTGAAGTGGCTAAAAACGCCTTGATGTATGGCATCACCATAGTGCTGGGACTTACAGTTGGCGCAAAAGCTGATGCCCAAACCCTTTTAGATCCGAGGACCCTTGGAATCATAGCATTGGGACTGGTTGCATTTGCCATAGGCACTGCGGGAGGAACGCTCTTTGGAAAGCTGATGTGCAAAGTCACTAAAGGAGAGATAAACCCGATGATCGGAGCTGCCGGAGTTTCAGCTGTTCCAATGGCAGCAAGAGTTGTTCAAAAGGTGGGACAGGAAGAAGACCCGTCGAACTTTCTTCTCATGCATGCAATGGGACCTAACGTGGCAGGAGTAATCGGTTCGGCAGTAGCTGCGGGGGTTCTCTTAAACTTCTTTGGTTGA
- a CDS encoding pyruvate carboxylase subunit B, translated as MTKVLLNDLTVRDGNQSLLATRMEKEDVIKLVTALDKVGYNALEVWGGATFDTALRFLGESPWEILREIRKAAKNTKLSMLLRGQNLVGYRHYDNDTLERFIRLAISNGIDIIRVFDALNDMNNIENSVKFIKKYGGHCQCAISYTTSPVHTEEYFVKLARKMVDMGADSICIKDMAGIILPDAAYSLVKALKAITDIPINMHSHTTAGLTNLVMLRAMEAGVDIIDTAISPFSGGTSHIATETIIETAQDIDKPVQYDEDELDKAYDLADSLAQKYIDSGQYETRALMVNPKILHYEVPGGMLSNLMSQLQDQKMFDKLTEVLREIPRVRKDMGYPPLVTPLSQMVGTQAVLNVISGERYKMVPNEIKVYLRGGYGRFPSPVDPQVREKILGDELEGKPHSISDLKPVFDEAKKEMSDKLGREASEEEVISYILFPQFAVLENETGNESEGPVEFTMYIER; from the coding sequence ATGACGAAAGTTTTACTCAATGACTTGACTGTCCGTGACGGAAATCAGAGCCTTTTAGCCACAAGGATGGAAAAGGAAGACGTAATCAAGCTTGTCACGGCACTTGACAAGGTGGGATACAATGCACTTGAGGTGTGGGGAGGAGCTACATTTGACACAGCACTTCGTTTTCTCGGGGAAAGCCCGTGGGAAATTTTAAGAGAAATCAGGAAAGCTGCCAAAAACACCAAGCTTTCCATGCTCTTAAGGGGACAAAATCTGGTTGGCTACAGGCATTACGACAATGATACGCTGGAGCGGTTCATAAGGCTGGCCATATCAAACGGCATAGATATAATAAGGGTGTTTGACGCCCTTAATGATATGAACAATATCGAAAATTCAGTTAAATTCATAAAGAAATACGGTGGACATTGCCAGTGTGCAATCAGCTATACTACAAGTCCGGTCCATACAGAAGAGTATTTTGTTAAGCTGGCAAGAAAGATGGTGGATATGGGGGCTGACTCCATATGTATCAAGGACATGGCTGGGATAATTTTGCCGGATGCGGCGTACAGCCTGGTGAAAGCCCTTAAGGCTATAACAGATATTCCAATAAATATGCACAGCCATACCACGGCAGGGCTGACAAACTTGGTTATGCTTAGGGCGATGGAGGCTGGAGTAGATATCATAGATACAGCTATTTCACCATTTTCCGGTGGCACAAGCCATATTGCCACTGAAACCATAATAGAGACGGCCCAGGATATCGACAAGCCAGTCCAATACGATGAGGATGAGCTGGATAAGGCATACGATTTGGCAGATAGCTTAGCTCAAAAATACATTGATAGTGGCCAGTATGAGACTAGGGCTCTAATGGTAAATCCCAAGATACTTCACTATGAAGTTCCCGGCGGGATGCTGTCTAACCTAATGAGCCAGCTGCAGGATCAAAAGATGTTTGATAAGCTAACTGAAGTTTTACGGGAAATACCAAGGGTGAGAAAGGACATGGGATATCCTCCACTGGTGACGCCTTTATCTCAGATGGTGGGAACGCAAGCAGTGCTGAATGTTATAAGCGGCGAGAGATACAAAATGGTCCCTAATGAGATTAAAGTATATTTAAGAGGGGGATACGGCAGATTTCCTTCCCCGGTAGACCCACAGGTAAGAGAAAAAATACTGGGAGATGAGCTTGAAGGAAAGCCTCATTCAATCTCAGACCTTAAACCTGTATTTGATGAAGCCAAAAAAGAAATGAGCGATAAACTGGGCAGAGAGGCTAGCGAAGAAGAGGTGATTTCATATATTTTATTTCCTCAATTTGCAGTGCTGGAGAATGAAACAGGCAATGAATCCGAAGGGCCAGTTGAGTTTACGATGTATATAGAAAGGTAG
- a CDS encoding AEC family transporter yields MNFYNVFLSIFTLFAIGITGYVTRKINLIGKEMADNIPKFITHVTMPALIISSMQLPFSWDRLGDVGGILLIAIPAYGLQFLVAGIIPWILGVRKSWDKGVYQFMMIFSNAAFMGFPVLMSIFGQESIFYAALFNLPFNALVFTVGVYLMEKGKSKFKLKSLLSPALVGTVIGFMLFIFSVEIPEIALKPLSLVGDLTTPLSMIFIGSSLATVNFKNIFSNRNLYIVSLFRLVIMPVVLLFALKNHVSNELLLGIPVIITAMPVAALCAILAKTYENNVDLASEGTFMTTFFSLFTIPLVVWIFTLVV; encoded by the coding sequence ATGAATTTTTACAACGTATTTTTATCCATATTTACCTTGTTTGCAATAGGAATAACAGGGTACGTTACAAGAAAGATAAATCTTATAGGGAAGGAAATGGCAGACAACATTCCCAAGTTCATCACCCACGTCACCATGCCCGCTTTAATAATTTCTTCCATGCAGCTTCCGTTTTCATGGGACAGGCTTGGAGACGTAGGAGGGATACTTTTAATTGCTATTCCTGCCTATGGGCTGCAGTTTTTAGTCGCCGGCATAATACCTTGGATATTGGGAGTGCGAAAAAGCTGGGACAAGGGCGTATACCAGTTCATGATGATATTTTCAAATGCCGCATTCATGGGATTTCCGGTACTGATGTCCATTTTCGGACAAGAGTCTATATTTTATGCCGCATTGTTCAATTTGCCATTTAATGCCCTGGTATTTACTGTGGGCGTTTATCTCATGGAAAAGGGAAAGAGCAAATTCAAGCTGAAAAGCCTGTTGTCGCCGGCCTTGGTGGGAACTGTGATAGGATTTATGCTGTTCATATTTTCTGTGGAAATTCCAGAGATAGCATTAAAGCCCCTGAGCTTGGTGGGAGATCTTACTACTCCATTATCTATGATATTCATAGGTTCATCCTTGGCCACGGTTAATTTTAAAAATATATTTTCAAACAGGAATCTGTATATCGTGAGCCTTTTCAGGTTGGTGATCATGCCTGTAGTGCTTTTGTTTGCGCTGAAAAACCATGTTTCAAACGAACTGCTTTTAGGGATTCCGGTAATCATAACAGCAATGCCTGTGGCGGCTCTTTGCGCCATATTGGCAAAAACCTATGAAAACAACGTGGACCTGGCTTCTGAAGGCACTTTTATGACTACGTTTTTTTCACTTTTTACCATACCTTTGGTCGTATGGATATTTACCTTGGTGGTATAG
- a CDS encoding PHP domain-containing protein — protein MRKIDLHVHTKASSDGELSPDEILRLAVKEEIGVIAITDHDSINSVAETMEKSSSYGIEVLSGTELFCKKGEKFLHMLGYCFEPDAAEINRLVNDIANDRGRWLEEQINLFRKNGLYAEEAKAWEFCRDTPPLFSSAAYAVFYDERNKDHPLIDEYKKYENPVHQMSVRLLAYGKPLYTPHYIPDTSDFIKSIKESGGVPVLAHPGYDQMRVDFNDTRFMDSLVEEGLEGVEVYYITHTEDDIKIYLKYCLERDLIYTTGSDFHGKYKPNIKIGQLGITDYEIVEDLKKRRDKIRGDRYL, from the coding sequence ATGAGAAAGATAGATTTGCATGTTCATACTAAAGCTAGCAGCGATGGAGAACTTTCTCCCGATGAGATACTAAGGTTAGCCGTTAAGGAAGAAATCGGAGTAATCGCTATAACAGATCATGACTCGATTAATAGCGTGGCGGAAACTATGGAGAAGTCATCAAGTTATGGAATCGAGGTTCTCTCTGGGACTGAACTTTTCTGCAAGAAAGGTGAAAAGTTCTTACACATGTTGGGTTATTGTTTTGAGCCTGATGCTGCTGAAATCAACAGACTCGTTAATGACATTGCAAATGACAGGGGCAGATGGCTTGAAGAGCAGATTAACCTATTTAGAAAAAATGGACTTTATGCTGAAGAAGCTAAGGCTTGGGAGTTTTGCAGAGACACCCCACCACTTTTTTCATCTGCTGCATATGCGGTGTTTTACGATGAAAGAAATAAAGATCATCCTCTCATAGATGAATACAAGAAATACGAAAACCCGGTTCATCAGATGAGCGTGAGGCTTTTAGCCTATGGAAAACCATTATATACTCCGCATTATATCCCGGACACATCAGATTTCATCAAGTCAATCAAAGAAAGTGGAGGAGTACCTGTACTTGCGCATCCCGGATACGATCAGATGAGGGTGGATTTTAACGACACAAGGTTTATGGATTCATTGGTTGAAGAAGGGCTTGAGGGGGTAGAAGTATACTACATTACCCACACTGAGGACGATATCAAGATATACCTTAAATATTGCTTGGAAAGAGATTTAATCTACACGACCGGAAGCGATTTTCACGGAAAATACAAACCAAATATTAAGATTGGACAGCTAGGCATTACAGATTATGAAATCGTTGAAGATCTTAAAAAAAGGAGAGACAAAATAAGAGGAGATAGATATCTCTGA
- a CDS encoding ABC transporter permease, which produces MRLSFKIASRFLRFNFGQTLLIVTGIAIGVSVQVFIGLLIQGLQQDLVNRTIGSSSQVTISANKEIATISGWEEIIEGIVQNEQGVNQISPAADGAAFLVGEESSDPVIVRGWIFEDAEGIYAIEEKLIEGKVPGEGEVIIGLNLKDELGLSIEDDIKLATATGRIQDYKISGFYDFRVSSINSSWVITDIKSAQGLFDYGDEVTSIEMQVQDVFAADIIADSINNRIDNEDLIIDNWKAQNQELLSGLNGQSISSIMIQVFVMVSVVLGISSVLAITVMQKSKEIGILKAMGIRDGDASRIFLLQGLILGVFGAMLGVALGLGLSVAFTKFALNPDGTPVIAFYINYGFIALSGGIAILASLVASFIPARKSLKLNPIEVIRNG; this is translated from the coding sequence GTGAGACTTTCGTTTAAGATCGCATCCAGGTTTTTGAGGTTTAATTTCGGTCAGACGCTATTGATTGTTACTGGGATAGCAATAGGAGTATCCGTTCAAGTATTCATTGGGCTATTGATTCAGGGTTTGCAACAGGATCTGGTCAACAGGACTATAGGCAGCTCATCCCAAGTGACTATTAGCGCAAATAAAGAAATCGCAACCATTAGTGGTTGGGAAGAAATCATAGAAGGCATAGTGCAAAACGAACAGGGAGTAAACCAAATAAGTCCTGCGGCAGATGGGGCGGCATTTTTAGTTGGAGAGGAATCCAGCGATCCGGTTATCGTAAGAGGTTGGATTTTTGAAGATGCTGAAGGCATATACGCCATTGAGGAAAAGCTGATTGAGGGGAAAGTGCCCGGAGAAGGAGAAGTCATAATCGGCTTGAACCTTAAAGATGAGCTCGGCCTGTCAATAGAGGACGACATAAAGCTCGCAACTGCGACTGGAAGAATTCAAGATTATAAAATTTCGGGCTTTTATGACTTTAGGGTATCCTCAATAAATTCCTCATGGGTAATTACAGACATCAAGAGTGCTCAAGGTTTATTTGATTATGGGGATGAAGTGACTTCTATTGAAATGCAGGTGCAGGATGTCTTTGCGGCGGATATTATCGCAGATTCCATCAACAATAGGATAGATAATGAGGATTTGATAATCGATAATTGGAAAGCTCAAAACCAGGAGCTTTTAAGCGGACTAAACGGTCAAAGCATATCCAGCATCATGATTCAAGTGTTCGTTATGGTATCTGTAGTGCTGGGCATATCCAGTGTTCTTGCAATTACAGTAATGCAAAAATCCAAAGAAATTGGCATTCTAAAGGCAATGGGAATAAGAGACGGAGATGCCAGCAGGATATTTTTGCTTCAAGGATTGATATTGGGGGTATTCGGTGCGATGCTAGGGGTAGCTTTGGGGCTGGGGCTTTCAGTGGCTTTTACTAAATTTGCATTAAACCCGGATGGGACTCCAGTCATCGCGTTTTACATAAACTATGGATTTATTGCATTGTCAGGAGGCATCGCCATACTTGCAAGCCTAGTAGCTTCTTTTATCCCTGCAAGAAAATCCCTTAAACTCAATCCAATAGAGGTGATCAGAAATGGCTGA
- the deoD gene encoding purine-nucleoside phosphorylase — MTVHIGAQTGDFAKTVLMPGDPLRAKFIAERYLANASKVTEVRGMMGYTGTYKGKKISVMGSGMGMPSMGIYSYELYTEYDVDNIIRIGSCGSFQEDVKVRDIVFAMGACTNSNFASQYGLPGTFSPIADYGLLSRSVEIANTKNIPIKVGNALSSDIFYDDNPKAWEKWSKMGVMVVEMEAAALYMNAARLNKNALAILTVSDSLVTGELTTAQEREKTFTDMMEIALELA; from the coding sequence ATGACAGTACACATAGGAGCCCAGACCGGAGATTTTGCAAAAACGGTTTTAATGCCCGGCGATCCTTTACGGGCTAAATTCATTGCCGAGCGCTACTTGGCTAATGCTTCTAAAGTAACCGAGGTCCGTGGCATGATGGGATACACCGGAACTTACAAAGGAAAAAAAATATCTGTTATGGGCTCCGGTATGGGCATGCCCTCTATGGGGATTTATTCTTATGAACTTTATACGGAATACGACGTGGATAATATCATTAGGATAGGTTCCTGCGGCTCGTTCCAAGAAGACGTGAAAGTACGGGACATAGTATTTGCCATGGGTGCCTGCACAAACAGCAATTTTGCTTCACAATACGGGTTGCCTGGAACATTCAGCCCGATAGCGGATTATGGTCTGTTAAGCAGATCCGTAGAAATTGCCAATACAAAAAATATCCCTATAAAAGTGGGCAATGCCTTGTCTAGCGATATCTTTTACGATGACAATCCAAAGGCTTGGGAGAAATGGTCAAAGATGGGCGTAATGGTGGTGGAGATGGAAGCCGCCGCTTTGTACATGAATGCAGCGCGACTAAACAAAAATGCTTTAGCCATCCTGACTGTAAGCGACAGCTTGGTTACAGGAGAGCTTACTACTGCCCAAGAGCGTGAAAAGACCTTTACAGATATGATGGAGATAGCCTTGGAGCTAGCTTAA